One part of the Ferrimicrobium sp. genome encodes these proteins:
- a CDS encoding aminotransferase class I/II-fold pyridoxal phosphate-dependent enzyme, translating into MQVIDLRSDTVTKPSAAMRAFMMEAEVGDDGYGEDPTVAELERRVADLVGLEAGLFVASGTMGNQVALRSLTQPGDPVIVAARAHLLQFEAGASAKNASIQLLSVDDTHGYIDPDQVSDLVRQYRRLHNPIRLIAIENTHMPSGGIPVDANAMGALMDAADGTPIYIDGARLWNAATALEVEPSVLCRGAVAVSTCLSKGLAAPMGSVLTGSAELIGRARVERARLGGRLRQAGIMAAGGIFALAQNRVRLADDHRRARLLADLIRTQLPASVADVSEVFTNIVLVTVDDPSHRVEALAKAGVLCNVLPAGQLRLVTHADLDDAAIELAASRIAASL; encoded by the coding sequence GGCTGAGGTTGGCGATGACGGCTATGGCGAAGATCCCACGGTCGCTGAGCTGGAGCGTCGCGTGGCCGACCTGGTTGGCCTAGAGGCAGGTCTCTTTGTGGCATCTGGCACGATGGGTAATCAGGTGGCGCTGCGAAGCCTTACCCAGCCTGGAGACCCGGTGATCGTCGCGGCCCGGGCTCATCTGCTCCAGTTCGAGGCTGGTGCGTCAGCCAAGAACGCGAGCATTCAACTGCTGTCGGTTGACGACACCCATGGGTACATCGATCCCGATCAGGTCAGTGATTTAGTGCGCCAATATCGGCGGCTGCATAACCCCATTCGGCTGATCGCCATCGAAAACACGCACATGCCAAGTGGGGGCATCCCGGTCGACGCCAACGCGATGGGCGCATTGATGGATGCGGCCGATGGTACCCCAATCTACATCGATGGAGCACGGTTATGGAATGCGGCCACAGCCCTCGAGGTCGAGCCATCGGTCTTGTGCCGCGGTGCTGTCGCGGTGAGCACGTGTCTCTCGAAAGGATTGGCGGCACCGATGGGTTCGGTGTTGACTGGATCAGCGGAGCTGATCGGACGAGCACGTGTCGAGCGTGCCAGACTTGGCGGTCGTCTGCGACAGGCCGGCATCATGGCAGCGGGGGGTATTTTCGCGCTGGCACAGAATCGCGTTCGACTCGCCGACGATCACCGACGCGCTCGGCTGCTTGCTGATTTGATTCGGACTCAACTGCCAGCCTCGGTTGCCGATGTTTCGGAGGTGTTTACCAACATCGTCCTTGTGACCGTCGATGATCCTAGTCATCGCGTCGAGGCGCTAGCCAAGGCCGGCGTGCTCTGTAACGTGTTGCCCGCGGGCCAACTGCGCCTTGTGACCCATGCTGATCTCGATGATGCCGCGATCGAGCTGGCTGCGAGTCGCATCGCGGCGAGTCTATAG
- a CDS encoding PIG-L family deacetylase: MHLYTATPDSALAIFAHPDDGEISCGGTLAKWAAQGCHVILAVATQGDKGGDGGDPGKVAAERTHELLEAGTLLGVSDVIQLAYLDGELDNTAELRRRLVTLIRSFRPQVVLTGDPTAVFFGDLYYNHRDHRQLGWAVLDAAFPAARQRGYFPEAGEPADELEVLLAATLEPNAAVGIDGFVDKKVLAMQAHRAQLARYEDALDAAVSERARQAARQAGMAGQAELFRLVQGGA, encoded by the coding sequence GTGCACCTTTATACCGCGACTCCTGATAGCGCCCTCGCTATCTTTGCTCACCCCGATGACGGTGAGATCTCTTGTGGAGGTACCCTTGCCAAGTGGGCAGCCCAGGGCTGTCATGTGATCCTTGCCGTGGCGACACAAGGGGATAAGGGGGGTGATGGTGGTGATCCCGGGAAGGTCGCTGCGGAGCGCACCCATGAACTGCTTGAGGCGGGCACGCTGCTCGGCGTCAGCGACGTCATTCAACTCGCCTATCTCGATGGCGAACTCGACAACACGGCCGAATTGCGGCGTCGATTGGTCACGCTCATCCGAAGTTTCCGGCCGCAAGTTGTCCTCACCGGAGATCCGACCGCCGTCTTCTTTGGCGATCTCTATTACAACCATCGCGATCATCGCCAACTCGGTTGGGCGGTGCTCGATGCCGCGTTCCCGGCGGCTCGCCAGCGAGGTTATTTTCCTGAGGCTGGGGAGCCGGCCGATGAGCTTGAGGTACTGCTAGCGGCGACGCTGGAGCCGAACGCGGCCGTTGGCATCGATGGATTTGTCGACAAAAAAGTCCTCGCGATGCAGGCGCATCGCGCACAGTTGGCTCGGTACGAGGATGCCCTCGATGCAGCCGTGAGTGAGCGTGCCCGCCAGGCAGCACGTCAAGCTGGCATGGCTGGGCAAGCCGAACTCTTTCGCCTCGTGCAAGGAGGGGCGTGA
- a CDS encoding DUF3040 domain-containing protein, translating to MPLNEDEQRILQEIEKTFYENDPEFADRVRSETVYKHAGRNLKWATLGFIVGLAFTILTFTISVVLGAVGFLIMLGSAVYFERNLRRVGRASLQDLSTGQFKQGGFKSMGKKFRGQDQ from the coding sequence ATGCCGCTAAACGAAGACGAGCAGCGGATTCTCCAAGAGATTGAAAAGACCTTCTACGAGAACGACCCGGAGTTTGCTGACCGGGTTCGTTCCGAGACCGTCTACAAGCACGCCGGTCGTAACCTCAAATGGGCAACGCTTGGGTTCATCGTGGGTCTCGCCTTTACCATTTTGACCTTCACGATCTCGGTTGTACTTGGCGCCGTTGGCTTTTTGATCATGCTGGGCTCCGCCGTCTATTTCGAGCGCAACCTTCGACGAGTCGGTCGCGCTTCCCTCCAGGACCTCTCCACTGGCCAGTTCAAGCAGGGTGGATTTAAGTCGATGGGCAAGAAGTTCCGGGGGCAGGACCAGTAA
- a CDS encoding acyl-CoA dehydrogenase family protein yields MELALSSQAEQFRLQFRAFLDDELPRDFGGIGTLAPEAVDEFVQWWRSRLYAAGFLALSWPKEYGGQGLGVESEIVVAQESAIRGVPTGGPNDHFGIQMLGNTLLVHGSEAQRREFLPKIIDGSYRFAQGYSEPNAGSDLAALALAGRVDGDEVVLDGQKIWTSEAHLANWMFVLARTDPQAPKHRGISFVLVPLGDPVAGEAPSTSLDQSSVGQRGAAHTPPGHELTNNGVEVRPIRMISGKSEFNEVFFTGSRAKLSDVVGGLHQGWPVAMTLLGFERGETAATLPIRFQAELDRLREMIEDRGSFCDPDIVERFMLAQTRLFALRSMGYSWLSRVLKGEPPGAESSIFKLFWSEYHQFVTELALDVLGEDALVLTGRPSSSAFRTDDVGAPNSTRSWDEVFLHARAGTIYAGTSEIQRSIIGERILGLPREPRL; encoded by the coding sequence ATGGAGTTAGCACTCTCGAGCCAAGCCGAGCAGTTTCGGCTACAGTTTCGGGCTTTCCTCGATGATGAACTGCCACGTGACTTTGGTGGCATCGGTACTTTGGCTCCCGAAGCGGTTGATGAGTTCGTCCAGTGGTGGCGTTCGCGCCTGTATGCAGCCGGCTTTCTCGCCCTCTCGTGGCCCAAGGAGTATGGCGGCCAGGGGCTGGGCGTCGAAAGCGAGATCGTGGTCGCCCAGGAGAGCGCTATCCGAGGGGTTCCCACTGGAGGACCCAACGACCATTTCGGCATTCAAATGCTTGGCAATACCCTGTTGGTGCACGGCAGTGAGGCCCAGCGTCGAGAGTTCTTGCCAAAGATCATTGACGGCAGCTATCGGTTTGCCCAGGGCTATTCAGAGCCCAACGCTGGCTCTGATCTTGCGGCGCTCGCATTGGCAGGTCGCGTCGATGGTGATGAGGTTGTCCTTGATGGCCAAAAGATTTGGACCTCCGAAGCGCACCTGGCAAATTGGATGTTTGTCTTGGCTCGCACCGATCCCCAAGCGCCGAAGCATCGCGGGATCTCGTTTGTTCTGGTGCCCTTAGGTGATCCTGTTGCCGGCGAAGCACCGTCGACGAGTCTTGACCAATCTAGTGTTGGCCAGAGGGGTGCTGCTCACACTCCCCCAGGGCATGAATTGACCAACAACGGTGTCGAGGTCCGACCAATTCGAATGATCTCGGGTAAGTCGGAGTTCAACGAAGTGTTCTTTACCGGCTCGCGTGCGAAGCTCTCTGATGTGGTTGGCGGTCTACACCAGGGTTGGCCGGTGGCGATGACGCTGCTGGGCTTCGAGCGGGGAGAGACGGCAGCGACGCTCCCCATTCGCTTTCAGGCGGAGTTGGATCGCCTTCGAGAGATGATCGAGGATCGCGGCAGTTTTTGCGACCCGGATATCGTCGAGCGATTTATGCTCGCTCAAACTCGACTCTTTGCACTGCGGTCAATGGGATATAGCTGGCTCTCGCGTGTGCTCAAAGGGGAACCCCCAGGCGCTGAATCTTCAATTTTCAAGCTGTTTTGGTCGGAGTACCACCAGTTTGTCACCGAGCTAGCCCTCGATGTGCTGGGCGAGGATGCACTCGTGCTAACGGGACGTCCCAGCTCCTCTGCCTTTCGTACCGACGATGTCGGTGCCCCCAACTCGACTCGCTCTTGGGATGAGGTATTCCTCCATGCTCGAGCCGGGACGATCTATGCCGGGACGTCTGAGATTCAGCGGTCGATCATCGGGGAGCGCATTCTTGGGCTTCCACGTGAGCCTCGGTTATGA